A genomic region of Rhodanobacter sp. contains the following coding sequences:
- a CDS encoding transglutaminase family protein yields MSTAQRDKAHRGMRWFGALAFLACSPWAHAQMPGGVPVRDDPNLHVIEQLANSPNGVDYAKVQTAIERAANPKFDAKAFNAMLDRWAAVVRARVPKNAPPTDVMTALGQVIYQPGPWNDHHPFSYDLDDPFGKIYENKLISTYLRTRKGNCVSMPTLLMILGQKLGLTMTLSQAPEHEFARLQDANGRWINIEATTPSSWPDSTYIQRMHITPQQIASGIYLRTTTPRETVAGMLEPLEAVYAHQRTPGDLLGLAMLVVKLDPKNAGGYVNEANAFFLELQHRYLDHHLTPDKLPPEQRADFQALLVSNERIMKRVEAMGWAPPTAAEDKAYLERVEKYKAAHGG; encoded by the coding sequence ATGAGCACCGCCCAGAGGGACAAGGCGCATCGAGGGATGCGCTGGTTCGGCGCCTTGGCGTTCCTGGCGTGCAGCCCCTGGGCACACGCCCAAATGCCCGGCGGCGTTCCGGTTCGAGACGATCCTAACCTCCATGTCATTGAGCAGCTGGCGAACTCGCCGAATGGGGTGGATTACGCGAAAGTCCAGACGGCCATCGAGCGGGCCGCCAATCCGAAGTTCGACGCCAAGGCCTTCAACGCCATGCTGGATCGCTGGGCTGCCGTGGTGCGGGCGCGTGTGCCGAAGAATGCGCCACCGACCGACGTGATGACGGCCCTGGGGCAGGTGATCTATCAGCCCGGCCCATGGAACGATCACCACCCGTTCTCGTATGACCTGGATGACCCGTTCGGGAAGATCTACGAGAACAAGCTCATCTCCACCTACCTCCGCACGCGCAAGGGCAACTGCGTGTCGATGCCCACGCTGCTGATGATCCTGGGCCAGAAACTCGGGCTCACCATGACGTTGAGCCAAGCCCCGGAACACGAATTCGCGCGGCTGCAGGACGCCAACGGGCGCTGGATCAACATTGAAGCCACCACACCATCGTCGTGGCCCGACTCCACCTACATCCAGCGAATGCACATCACGCCGCAACAGATCGCCAGCGGGATCTACCTGCGGACGACCACACCACGCGAAACCGTGGCGGGCATGCTGGAGCCGCTGGAAGCGGTCTACGCCCATCAACGGACGCCGGGCGATCTACTCGGCCTGGCCATGTTGGTCGTGAAGCTCGATCCGAAGAACGCAGGCGGCTACGTCAACGAGGCCAACGCGTTCTTTCTCGAACTCCAGCACCGCTACCTCGATCATCACCTCACGCCGGACAAGCTGCCGCCGGAACAGCGTGCCGACTTCCAGGCCCTGCTGGTTTCCAACGAGCGGATCATGAAACGGGTGGAAGCCATGGGCTGGGCGCCGCCAACGGCGGCGGAAGACAAGGCCTACCTGGAACGGGTCGAGAAATACAAAGCCGCCCACGGCGGGTGA
- the umuC_1 gene encoding translesion error-prone DNA polymerase V subunit UmuC — protein sequence MNRRFTHVDVNNFYVSCERVFQPKLEHAPVIVLSNCDGCVIARSAEIRAMGIEMGTPWFQLRDMARKRGITALSSNYTLYGDMSARAMRTIGRWTPQEDQEVYSIDETFLDFTRQPRVDLLETGRAIRATVKQHVGLPVCVGSASSKTLSKLANRLAKKQPRWEGVCDLTTLPTSELESLMADVAVTDVWGVGHRLGVRLNAEGIYSALHLRQADPRRIRERYGVVLERTVRELRGVACLDLEDIPPKQQIIASRMFGAPIYAADELAETIREYMGRAVRKLRQQASVAGSVGVWLHTNPRRPQDVQHHPSACLPVPIPTDDIGTLTRVAVAVMRAIHKPGHRYTKAGVMLMDLRAKEHAQGDLFAAELIQPRDTLLDTLDRINGKWGRGTVGLGSAGLQRPRAWSMKRDMLTPAYTTRWDQLATVRA from the coding sequence ATGAACCGCCGTTTCACCCACGTCGACGTCAACAATTTCTATGTGAGCTGTGAGCGCGTGTTCCAGCCCAAGCTGGAACACGCGCCGGTCATTGTCTTGAGCAACTGCGACGGATGCGTGATTGCCCGCTCCGCTGAAATCAGGGCAATGGGAATCGAAATGGGCACGCCCTGGTTCCAGCTGCGGGACATGGCGCGCAAGCGTGGCATCACGGCTCTGTCGAGCAACTACACGTTATATGGGGACATGAGCGCCCGCGCCATGCGCACCATCGGCCGATGGACACCCCAGGAAGACCAGGAGGTGTACTCCATCGACGAAACCTTCCTCGACTTCACTCGGCAGCCACGCGTGGACCTGCTGGAAACCGGGCGCGCGATTCGCGCGACGGTGAAGCAGCACGTGGGGTTGCCGGTTTGTGTCGGCAGCGCATCGAGCAAGACGCTGAGCAAGCTGGCGAATCGGCTGGCGAAGAAACAGCCGCGATGGGAGGGCGTGTGCGATCTGACCACGCTCCCCACGTCAGAACTGGAGTCGCTCATGGCCGATGTGGCCGTGACGGACGTTTGGGGTGTCGGCCATCGCCTGGGCGTGCGGTTGAATGCGGAGGGCATCTATTCCGCCCTGCACCTGCGCCAGGCGGACCCGCGCCGCATCCGCGAGCGATACGGGGTCGTCCTGGAACGCACGGTGCGCGAGCTGCGCGGCGTGGCGTGCCTAGACCTGGAAGACATCCCGCCAAAGCAGCAGATCATCGCCAGCCGCATGTTCGGCGCGCCGATCTACGCGGCGGACGAACTGGCGGAGACGATCCGTGAGTACATGGGGCGCGCCGTGCGCAAGCTGCGTCAGCAAGCGAGCGTCGCCGGCAGTGTGGGTGTCTGGCTGCACACGAACCCTCGGCGGCCTCAGGACGTGCAGCACCATCCCAGCGCCTGCCTGCCGGTACCGATCCCCACCGATGACATCGGCACGCTCACGCGCGTGGCCGTGGCCGTGATGCGGGCGATCCACAAGCCCGGCCATCGGTACACGAAGGCGGGCGTCATGCTCATGGACTTGCGGGCGAAGGAGCACGCCCAAGGCGACCTGTTCGCCGCGGAGCTGATCCAGCCACGCGACACCCTGCTGGACACGCTGGATCGCATCAATGGCAAATGGGGGCGCGGTACCGTCGGGCTTGGATCGGCGGGGCTACAGCGTCCGCGCGCTTGGTCCATGAAGCGGGACATGCTCACGCCTGCGTACACCACGCGATGGGATCAACTCGCCACCGTGCGGGCGTGA
- a CDS encoding oxidative damage protection protein yields the protein MSRTIRCAKLGIDAEGLDFAPWPGPLGQRIYASISKPAWQQWLTHQTMLINENRLNPLDPGARKYLTEQMEKFLFGGDVDQAPGYTPPDTQG from the coding sequence ATGAGCCGCACCATCCGCTGCGCCAAACTCGGCATCGACGCCGAGGGCCTCGACTTCGCGCCCTGGCCCGGCCCGCTGGGCCAGCGCATCTATGCCAGCATCAGCAAGCCCGCGTGGCAGCAATGGCTGACCCACCAGACCATGCTCATCAACGAGAACCGGCTCAATCCGCTCGATCCCGGCGCACGCAAATACCTGACCGAGCAGATGGAAAAATTCCTGTTTGGCGGCGACGTCGACCAAGCCCCCGGCTACACCCCTCCCGACACCCAGGGTTGA
- the mutY gene encoding A/G-specific adenine glycosylase: MKPFAAALLAWFDDHGRHDLPWQHPRDAYRVWLSEIMLQQTQVSTVVGYFDRFVAALPTLRELAAAPEDRVLALWAGLGYYRRARFLHRAAQCCVQDHGGELPRDFAALAALPGIGRSTAGAILAQAHGMRFPILDGNVKRVLARYHGIHGHPGASAVEKQLWQHAEAHTPHTRTADYTQAIMDLGATVCTRARPCCGTCPLASGCTALRDGLVAQLPSPKPSKTAPTRATVMLILRDADGRVLLERRGAQGVWPGLWSLPEAAGIDAAWRRARQHARIDDAQALAPFTHVFSHYRLRVEPLLFDGATATSAIADNPGLRWCDAGELAALGLPAPVRKLLQNLEGHTA, from the coding sequence GTGAAGCCTTTCGCCGCCGCATTGCTGGCGTGGTTCGACGACCACGGCCGCCACGACCTGCCCTGGCAACACCCGCGCGACGCCTACCGCGTATGGCTGTCGGAAATCATGCTGCAGCAGACCCAGGTGTCCACCGTCGTCGGCTACTTCGACCGCTTCGTCGCCGCCCTGCCGACCCTGCGCGAACTCGCCGCCGCGCCGGAAGACCGGGTGCTCGCGCTGTGGGCCGGACTCGGCTACTACCGCCGCGCGCGCTTCCTGCACCGTGCGGCCCAATGCTGCGTGCAAGATCACGGCGGCGAACTGCCGCGCGACTTCGCCGCGCTCGCCGCCCTGCCCGGCATCGGCCGCTCCACCGCGGGCGCGATCCTCGCGCAGGCGCACGGCATGCGCTTCCCCATTCTCGACGGCAACGTGAAGCGCGTGCTGGCGCGCTACCACGGCATCCACGGCCATCCCGGCGCAAGCGCGGTGGAAAAGCAACTGTGGCAACACGCCGAAGCGCACACGCCGCACACGCGCACCGCCGACTACACGCAGGCCATCATGGATCTCGGCGCCACCGTGTGCACGCGCGCCAGGCCGTGCTGCGGCACCTGCCCGCTGGCCAGCGGTTGCACTGCCCTGCGCGACGGCCTGGTCGCACAGCTGCCGTCGCCGAAACCCTCGAAAACCGCACCCACGCGCGCAACCGTGATGCTGATACTGCGCGACGCGGACGGCCGCGTGCTGCTGGAGCGGCGCGGCGCGCAAGGCGTGTGGCCCGGCTTGTGGAGCTTGCCCGAAGCCGCCGGCATCGATGCCGCCTGGCGCCGTGCGCGGCAACACGCGCGCATCGACGACGCGCAGGCGCTGGCGCCCTTCACGCACGTATTCAGCCATTACCGGCTGCGCGTCGAACCGCTGCTGTTCGACGGCGCGACGGCCACGTCCGCCATCGCGGATAATCCCGGCCTGCGCTGGTGCGACGCCGGCGAACTTGCCGCACTCGGCCTGCCCGCACCCGTGCGCAAGCTGCTGCAGAACCTCGAAGGACATACCGCATGA
- a CDS encoding hypothetical protein (frameshifted, insertion/deletion at around 609794,609875), producing the protein MLNFWKKKPAGTAPDTALEAPAEDAAPEAAATDETSDAAAAPARRGWRERLAGSTLGRGLGALFGRNPKLDDDLLDELETTLITADVGVEASTALVEDLRKRMHKREFADAAALRHALREALVALLRPVQQALDPSGHKPFVVLTVGINGVGKTTTIGKLARRWRDEGRNVLLAAGDTFRAAAVEQLKTWGERNQVPVISQGQDADAASVIFDALQAARARGADVLVADTAGRLHTQGGLMDELGKIARVLKKLDPGAPHEVLMVIDGTTGQNAVNQVRQFRQIVGVTGLVVTKLDGTAKGGVVFALAREFGLPIRFVGLGETATDLRAFDAAAFVDGLLPAAGD; encoded by the coding sequence ATGCTCAATTTCTGGAAGAAGAAGCCCGCCGGGACTGCGCCCGACACCGCCCTCGAAGCGCCCGCCGAGGATGCGGCGCCGGAGGCCGCGGCAACGGACGAAACCAGCGACGCGGCAGCCGCTCCCGCGCGGCGCGGCTGGCGCGAGCGCCTCGCCGGAAGCACCCTGGGCCGCGGCCTGGGGGCGCTGTTCGGCCGCAACCCGAAACTCGACGACGACCTGCTCGACGAGCTGGAAACCACCCTGATCACCGCCGACGTGGGCGTGGAAGCCAGTACCGCGCTGGTGGAAGACCTGCGCAAGCGCATGCACAAGCGCGAGTTCGCCGACGCGGCCGCGCTGCGCCATGCGCTGCGCGAGGCGCTGGTGGCGCTGCTCCGGCCGGTGCAGCAGGCGCTCGACCCTTCCGGCCACAAGCCTTTCGTGGTGCTCACCGTGGGCATCAACGGCGTGGGCAAGACCACGACGATCGGGAAACTCGCCCGCAGGTGGCGCGACGAAGGCCGCAACGTGCTGCTGGCCGCGGGCGACACCTTCCGCGCCGCCGCCGTGGAACAGCTCAAGACCTGGGGCGAGCGCAACCAGGTTCCGGTGATCTCGCAAGGCCAGGACGCCGACGCCGCCAGCGTGATCTTCGACGCGCTGCAGGCCGCGCGCGCGCGCGGCGCCGACGTGCTGGTCGCCGACACCGCCGGCCGCCTGCACACCCAGGGCGGGCTGATGGACGAGCTGGGCAAGATCGCCCGCGTGCTGAAGAAGCTCGACCCCGGCGCGCCGCACGAGGTGCTGATGGTGATCGACGGCACCACCGGCCAGAACGCAGTGAACCAGGTACGCCAGTTCCGCCAGATCGTCGGCGTCACCGGCCTGGTGGTGACCAAGCTCGACGGCACCGCCAAGGGCGGCGTGGTGTTCGCGCTGGCGCGCGAGTTCGGCCTGCCGATCCGCTTCGTCGGCCTGGGCGAAACGGCCACCGACCTGCGCGCCTTCGACGCCGCCGCCTTCGTCGACGGCCTGCTGCCTGCGGCCGGCGACTGA
- the rsmD gene encoding 16S rRNA (guanine(966)-N(2))-methyltransferase RsmD: MSGRAGRIRVIGGSLRNSRLDVPDLPGLRPTPERVRETLFNWLAPMIEGARVLDLCAGTGALGIEALSRGAAAARFVEPDARAARALRDNLARLKVADGEVVATDAQGFLRGTARPFDLVFLDPPFASNLWSALAQGLERHGWLAERAWVYVESPREAAPDLPANWPLHREGRAGEVRFALYRRALPLS; the protein is encoded by the coding sequence ATGAGCGGCCGCGCCGGCCGCATCCGCGTCATCGGCGGAAGCCTGCGCAATTCGCGGCTGGACGTGCCCGACCTGCCCGGATTGCGGCCCACGCCGGAGCGGGTGCGTGAGACCCTGTTCAACTGGCTGGCGCCGATGATCGAGGGCGCGCGCGTGCTGGACCTGTGCGCGGGCACCGGCGCGCTGGGCATCGAGGCGCTGTCGCGCGGCGCGGCCGCCGCGCGTTTCGTCGAGCCGGATGCGCGCGCTGCCCGCGCGCTGCGCGACAACCTCGCGCGGCTCAAGGTCGCGGACGGCGAAGTGGTGGCGACGGACGCGCAGGGATTCCTGCGCGGTACGGCGCGGCCGTTCGATCTGGTCTTCCTCGATCCGCCGTTCGCCTCGAACCTCTGGAGCGCGCTGGCGCAAGGCCTGGAGCGGCACGGCTGGTTGGCCGAACGGGCATGGGTCTACGTGGAGTCGCCGCGCGAGGCGGCGCCGGACCTGCCGGCGAACTGGCCGTTGCATCGCGAGGGGCGGGCCGGCGAGGTGCGTTTCGCGCTCTATCGGCGTGCGCTTCCGTTAAGCTAG
- the coaD gene encoding pantetheine-phosphate adenylyltransferase produces MNHPSGNPRLAVYPGTFDPITNGHADLVARAAPLFERVVVAVAESPNKGKGPGFSLNERIALARLALADLRNVEVCGFDSLLADFVAEIGAGVILRGLRAVSDFEYEFQLASMNRHLIPQAETLFLTPAEQYSFISSSLVREIGRLGGDISGFVHPAVQQAMRQRWHKGRNAHPKQPETEGDHHA; encoded by the coding sequence GTGAATCATCCTTCCGGCAATCCCCGCCTGGCCGTGTACCCGGGCACCTTCGATCCGATCACCAACGGCCATGCCGACCTGGTGGCGCGTGCCGCGCCGCTGTTCGAGCGCGTGGTGGTGGCGGTGGCCGAGAGTCCGAACAAGGGCAAGGGGCCGGGCTTCAGCCTCAACGAGCGCATCGCCCTCGCGCGGCTGGCGCTGGCCGACCTGCGCAACGTGGAAGTGTGCGGCTTCGACTCGCTGCTGGCCGACTTCGTCGCCGAGATCGGTGCGGGCGTGATCCTGCGCGGGCTGCGCGCGGTGTCGGATTTCGAGTACGAATTCCAGCTGGCCAGCATGAACCGGCATCTGATCCCGCAGGCGGAGACGCTGTTTCTCACGCCGGCGGAGCAATACAGTTTCATCTCCTCGTCGCTGGTACGCGAGATCGGCCGCCTTGGCGGCGATATCTCCGGTTTCGTGCATCCGGCGGTGCAACAGGCCATGCGTCAGCGCTGGCACAAGGGCCGCAACGCCCATCCCAAGCAACCCGAAACAGAAGGTGACCACCATGCGTAA
- a CDS encoding YfhL family 4Fe-4S dicluster ferredoxin codes for MSLKILDTCVNCDVCEPVCPNKAISLGEEFYVIDPALCTECVGHHDEPQCIEVCPVECIIVDPAHAEPRDALELKYRHLMMSKEPAA; via the coding sequence ATGTCCCTGAAAATCCTCGACACCTGCGTCAACTGCGACGTCTGCGAACCGGTTTGCCCGAACAAGGCGATTTCGCTGGGCGAGGAGTTCTACGTGATCGACCCGGCGCTGTGCACCGAGTGCGTCGGTCACCACGACGAGCCGCAATGCATCGAGGTGTGCCCGGTCGAATGCATCATCGTCGACCCCGCGCATGCCGAGCCGCGTGACGCGCTCGAACTCAAATACCGCCATCTGATGATGAGCAAGGAGCCTGCCGCATGA
- the ggt gene encoding gamma-glutamyltransferase, protein MNFSLHGRALLLGLLLTSGAAWAADGAPRPADASVQPQQRPGHAAIASANFLATNAGFEVLAEGGNAFDAAVAVASTLSVVEPESSGIGGGFMATLHIAKGDRNVFIDAREVAPMAVNPKDYVNPDGTPNRDASLKGPLSAGIPGEPAGLVLLAKRYGKLPLSVSLAPAIRIAREGFKPDPRLLGSIKDEQKNLERWPASAAKFLPGGQPPAEGAIWRDPEQARTWELLAQKGDAGFYRGEVAHKLVDAVRAAGGNWTLQDLANYRAKERTPIVIDYQGYQIVTAPPPSSGGVAIAEILNILRGYDLATMDQAHRVHYIVEAMRRAFRDHNDYLGDPDFVKMPLDMLLSPYYADGLRQSILPDRATPSSMLPHGPSHDPGMHTTHFSIIDKDGNMVGITSTVNYILGSTFVAKGTGVLLNDEMDDFALVPNKPNVYGLLGSKANAPVGGKRMLSSMSPSIVLGKDRSAVIGSPGGSTIITQVLEGILHFIDGQSAQQIVADKRYHHQFLPDVVYVEDGVFDAATTAELQKMGYTLKPREPWGFMNVVTWDHKTNTLDAASDPRRPSGLGKVE, encoded by the coding sequence ATGAACTTCTCCCTGCACGGCCGCGCCCTGCTGCTCGGCCTGTTGTTGACCAGCGGCGCGGCCTGGGCCGCCGACGGTGCGCCAAGGCCGGCCGACGCCAGCGTGCAACCGCAACAACGCCCCGGGCACGCCGCCATCGCCAGCGCGAATTTCCTTGCCACCAACGCCGGTTTCGAAGTGCTGGCCGAGGGCGGCAATGCGTTCGATGCGGCGGTGGCGGTGGCCTCCACCCTGTCGGTGGTGGAGCCGGAAAGCTCCGGCATCGGCGGCGGCTTCATGGCCACGCTGCACATCGCCAAGGGCGACCGCAACGTGTTCATCGACGCGCGCGAAGTGGCGCCGATGGCGGTGAACCCCAAGGACTACGTCAACCCCGACGGCACGCCCAACCGCGACGCCTCGCTGAAAGGCCCGCTTTCCGCCGGCATCCCCGGCGAGCCGGCCGGCCTGGTGCTGCTGGCGAAGCGTTACGGCAAGCTGCCGCTCAGCGTGTCGCTGGCGCCGGCCATCCGCATCGCGCGCGAGGGCTTCAAGCCGGATCCGCGCCTGCTCGGATCGATCAAGGACGAGCAGAAGAACCTCGAGCGCTGGCCCGCCTCCGCCGCCAAGTTCCTGCCCGGCGGCCAGCCGCCGGCCGAGGGCGCCATCTGGCGCGACCCGGAACAGGCGCGCACCTGGGAACTGCTCGCGCAGAAGGGCGACGCCGGCTTCTACCGCGGCGAAGTGGCGCATAAGCTGGTCGATGCCGTGCGCGCCGCCGGCGGCAACTGGACGCTGCAGGACCTGGCGAACTACCGCGCCAAGGAACGCACGCCCATCGTCATCGACTACCAGGGCTACCAGATCGTCACCGCGCCGCCGCCGTCTTCCGGCGGCGTGGCGATCGCCGAGATCCTCAACATCCTGCGCGGCTACGACCTTGCCACGATGGATCAAGCGCACCGCGTGCACTACATCGTCGAGGCGATGCGCCGCGCGTTCCGCGACCACAACGACTACCTCGGCGACCCCGACTTCGTGAAGATGCCGCTGGACATGCTGCTGTCGCCGTACTACGCGGACGGCCTGCGCCAGAGCATCCTGCCCGACCGGGCCACGCCCTCGTCGATGCTGCCGCACGGGCCGTCGCACGATCCGGGCATGCACACCACGCATTTCTCGATCATCGACAAGGACGGCAACATGGTGGGGATCACCTCCACCGTGAACTACATCCTCGGCTCCACTTTCGTCGCCAAGGGCACCGGCGTGCTGCTCAACGACGAGATGGACGACTTCGCGCTGGTGCCCAACAAGCCCAACGTCTACGGCCTGCTCGGCAGCAAGGCGAACGCGCCGGTGGGCGGCAAGCGCATGCTGTCCTCGATGTCGCCCAGCATCGTCCTCGGCAAGGACCGCAGCGCGGTGATCGGCTCGCCCGGCGGCTCCACCATCATCACCCAGGTGCTGGAAGGCATCCTGCATTTCATCGACGGCCAGAGCGCGCAGCAGATCGTGGCGGACAAGCGCTACCACCATCAGTTCCTGCCCGACGTGGTCTACGTGGAAGACGGCGTGTTCGACGCTGCGACCACGGCCGAGCTGCAGAAGATGGGCTATACGCTCAAGCCGCGCGAGCCCTGGGGCTTCATGAACGTGGTCACCTGGGACCACAAGACCAACACGCTCGACGCCGCCAGCGACCCGCGCCGGCCGTCGGGGTTGGGTAAGGTGGAGTGA
- a CDS encoding MBL fold metallo-hydrolase, with product MELFSLLGNSQRLDGGAMFGNAPKAMWSRWIAPDAQNRIPLACRCLLAKGMTVNGVPGRNVLFETGIGAFFEPSLRERYGVVEDRHVLLDALADAGLAHEDIHAVVLSHLHFDHAGGLLAAWQDGQPARLLFPNASFVVGAAHWQRVLAPHPRDRASFIPELPQLLLDSGRLELVEGERSKALGDAVLFSYSDGHTPGLMLAEVGGVVFCADLIPGRSWVHLPITMGYDRYPEKLIEEKRSFLDDKLARGVRLFFTHDHACAVARVVRDERGRYGCADELPELRGSLA from the coding sequence ATGGAACTCTTTTCGCTTCTCGGCAACTCCCAGCGTCTCGACGGTGGCGCCATGTTCGGCAATGCCCCCAAGGCGATGTGGTCGCGCTGGATCGCGCCGGACGCCCAGAACCGCATCCCGCTGGCCTGCCGCTGCCTGCTCGCCAAGGGCATGACGGTGAACGGCGTGCCGGGCCGCAACGTGTTGTTCGAGACCGGCATCGGCGCGTTCTTCGAGCCGTCGCTGCGCGAACGCTACGGCGTGGTGGAGGACCGCCACGTGCTGCTCGATGCGCTGGCGGACGCGGGCCTCGCGCACGAGGACATCCACGCCGTGGTGCTCTCGCACCTGCACTTCGACCACGCCGGCGGCCTGCTCGCCGCGTGGCAGGACGGCCAGCCGGCGCGCCTGCTGTTTCCCAACGCCAGCTTCGTGGTGGGCGCGGCGCACTGGCAGCGCGTGCTGGCGCCGCACCCGCGCGACCGCGCCTCGTTCATCCCCGAACTTCCGCAGCTGCTGCTGGACAGCGGCCGGCTGGAGCTGGTGGAAGGCGAGCGCTCGAAGGCGCTGGGCGATGCCGTGCTCTTCAGCTATTCGGACGGCCATACGCCGGGCCTGATGCTGGCGGAGGTCGGCGGCGTGGTGTTCTGCGCGGACCTGATCCCGGGCCGGTCGTGGGTGCATCTGCCGATCACCATGGGTTACGACCGCTATCCCGAGAAGCTGATTGAGGAGAAGCGCAGCTTCCTCGACGACAAGCTGGCGCGCGGCGTGCGGCTGTTCTTCACCCACGACCATGCCTGTGCGGTGGCGCGCGTGGTGCGCGACGAGCGCGGCCGCTACGGCTGCGCGGACGAGTTGCCCGAGTTGCGCGGGAGCCTCGCCTGA